CCCGGCCTGCCCAGCCTGCCGGGACTGCCCGAGCTGCCGACCGGTGGCAGCAACCCGCTGTGCTCCATCCTCCCGCTGCCGCTCGTCTGCTGATCGCAGCCGACTGACCAGCACGCGACCAGAGGGCTCGGGACCAACGTCCCGGGCCCTCTGGGCCGTCGGGGCCACGGCCATGCCTTAAGGTGACCTCCGAGCCGGGCCTCGGATGCGCCCGGCGCCATCACCGGCCGTCGCCATGGGGGGATAGCGACACCGGCACACCCTGAGGGAGAAAACTGGCATGAATCGTGCCCTGCTCAAGTTGATCCTCGGCGTCGCGGTCGCTCTCGGCCTCACGCTGAGCGCTGCTCCGATCGCCTCGGCAGCTCCTGCCGCCGCCGCGCCGGCCGCCACCGCCGAGCGTGCGGTGGACTGCCTCGTCCAGGCGAAGGCGGTCGACGTCGCGACCCAGACCCGCTCCGCGGCGCAGATCAAGGTCCAGAAGCTCAAGGCCAAGGTCATCAAGCTGAAGAAGAAGATCAAGAAGGCCAAGAAGGCGCACGCGACCCACCGGGTCGCCAAGCTCGAGAAGAAGCTGAACAAGGTCAAGCGGAAGCTCCGCAACACCAAGGTGCTGCGCGCCGGCGCCGCCAAGGCCGTCAGCGGCACCACGGCACTGTACGCCGCCTGCCAGGCCGGCAACGCCGCCCCGCTGCCGATCAGGCCGCCGGACAGCGACAACCTGCTCGACTACGTCGGGGACCTGCTCGACAGCCTGGGCCTGGGCTTCCTGCTCAAGTCGCTGGGCCTCGAGGGCGTGCTCGACCTGCTCGACTCGCTCGGGCTGCTCGACCTGCTCGGTCTCGGCGACCTGCGCAACTGACGGTCGCCACCGGATCCGTCACGACAACGGCCGTGCCCCTCGGGGCGCGGCCGTTGTCGTAGGCTCATCCCACCTGTTTCCCACGCCACCGGAGGATGCGGCATGTCCGAGACGAGCAGCCCAGCTGTCGGAGGTACGACGGCGGCCGGCCGCCCGGACGAGGTCGAGCTCCGGCTCCCCGCCGACGGCGCCTACGCCTCCGTCCTGCGGACCCTGACCGCCGGGCTCGCCGCCCGCCTCGACTTCACCATCGACGACATCGAGGACCTGCGGATCGCGGTCTCCGAGGCCGCGGCGATGGTCCTCGACGAGGCCGATCCCGGCGCGGTGCTCGACTGCAGTTTCCGGATCGGCGCCGACCGGCTGGCCCTCACCATCGCCGCCGACGCCCTGGCGCCCACCGCACCGGACTACGAGAGCTTCGGCTGGCAGGTCCTCGCGACCCTCGCCGACGAGGCCGCGATCGACTCCGTCGCCGGGCGCTACACCGTCCGCCTGGTCGTTCGGTCCTCGCTGGCGTCATGACCACCGACCTGTCTCGGGACGGCGCCGAGAGCGGGGCGCCGACGAACATCGAGGTG
This region of Nocardioides sp. L-11A genomic DNA includes:
- a CDS encoding anti-sigma factor, coding for MSETSSPAVGGTTAAGRPDEVELRLPADGAYASVLRTLTAGLAARLDFTIDDIEDLRIAVSEAAAMVLDEADPGAVLDCSFRIGADRLALTIAADALAPTAPDYESFGWQVLATLADEAAIDSVAGRYTVRLVVRSSLAS